Proteins found in one Engraulis encrasicolus isolate BLACKSEA-1 unplaced genomic scaffold, IST_EnEncr_1.0 scaffold_47_np1212, whole genome shotgun sequence genomic segment:
- the LOC134444232 gene encoding E3 ubiquitin/ISG15 ligase TRIM25-like — translation MVESPESGRPPPEVWLSSPVLAGPLVGCWGVPRRCSLSDWTVGGVRTRRETRGPSHSRARCPGWWHLQHLIGDRGDRGRATTRGQSHSRSRATKWHQSSQDQVSFTCPVCLDLFKDPVTIPCGHNFCMQCIKEDWKGEYICPLCRHTFSSRTVLHKNRLMAEMVEKFVKTSIQTPASDRCYAGPGDVACDVCTSRKLKAVKSCLDCLMSYCDTHLKAHYELVGRNHTMTEAPVQLKERICPRHQKAFEIFCRTDQSCICVLCTMDDHKGHDTTMAAAEWSHKKEGLGQSQKRCQQMIQLKEKELQKLKKAVETLKSGAQTAVKKSEKMFTEMIHCIERRRSENMQDMVPISGDARSDTVARRTLNQSRFFVPLKKSLSALQMQLEEKLDSIFK, via the exons ATGGTCGAGTCCCCAGAGAGCGGCCGGCCTCCGCCCGAGGTGTGGCTATCCAGCCCAGTCCTGGCTGGTCCTCTGGTCGGCTGCTGGGGGGTGCCCCGGCGCTGCTCACTCTCCGATTGGACTGTCGGCGGGGTTCGCACACGACGAGAGACCCGTGGCCCATCACACTCCCGTGCCAGGTGCCCTGGCTGGTGGCACCTCCAGCACTTGATTGGTGACCGTGGAGACCGGGGCCGCGCAACAACCCGTGGCCAGTCGCACTCTCGCTCCAG AGCTACAAAATGGCATCAGTCTTCTCAGGACCAGGTTTCATTCACATGTCCAGTCTGTCTGGACCTGTTCAAGGATCCAGTGACGATTCCCTGTGGACATAATTTCTGTATGCAGTGCATCAAGGAAGATTGGAAAGGAGAATACATCTGTCCCCTGTGCAGACACACCTTCTCCTCCAGGACTGTCCTCCATAAAAACCGTCTGATGGCTGAAATGGTGGAGAAGTTTGTGAAGACCAGCATCCAAACCCCTGCTTCAGATCGCtgttatgctggacctggagatgtggcgtGTGACGTCTGTACCAgcagaaaactcaaagctgtcaagtcctgtctggactGTCTGATGTCCTACTGTGACACTCATTTAAAAGCTCACTATGAACTTGTTGGTAGAAATCACACCATGACCGAAGCCCCAGTCCAGCTAAAGGAGAGGATCTGTCCCCGTCATCAGAAGGCttttgaaatattctgtcgcaccgaccagagttgcatctgTGTTTTGTGTACGATGGACGATCACAAAGGCCATGACACGACCATGGCTGCagcagagtggagtcataaaaag gaggggttggggcagagccagaagagatgccagcagatgatccagttgaaggagaaagAGCTGCAAAAACTGaagaaggctgtggagactcttaAG tctggtgcacagacagcagtaaaGAAGAGTGAAAagatgtttactgagatgatccACTGCATCgagagaaggcgctctgag AATATGCAGGACATGGTGCCCATTTCTGGTGATGCACGCAGTGATACAGTAGCCAGAAGGACCTTGAACCAAAGCCGCTTCTTTGTGCCCCTGAAGAAATCTCTGTCTGCACTGcagatgcagctggaggagaaattggATTCAATCTTCAAATAG